The proteins below are encoded in one region of Nilaparvata lugens isolate BPH chromosome X, ASM1435652v1, whole genome shotgun sequence:
- the LOC111061364 gene encoding endoribonuclease rege-1: MAKNRHSTIMDLGDDDDSIVIVDSVNTTVASSTTAVDSVNTTVASSTTAASPRKFQSTNPLLNPRESYIKREHSTSEDFIRFSNHNLSRRLKSGVKSEDFIRFSNHNLSRRLKSGGKSVRKRYFNYNNSQVKSNIYGELFENEELNRFSNTNQNSWNNGSNCTQVSSNIGQTSTNSSQILDTTLSNNNRPWSNASTMLSNVVEDDPHVFEPSSSNGSSPYSRVGMNVFIPGSMSPKTGPRPVIIDGCNVAFSHGCNTHFSVKGIKICVDYFRRLGNKTYVVLPNHRKRFLGDLANAWERDGTLVVTPSRRINNNYVTSAYDRYVIQCAAAMDGIIVSKNQFRDLMGINPLWDATIEKRLLMLSWVEDILIFPVDPLGRNGVNLTSFLMF, encoded by the exons ATGGCGAAGAACCGTCATTCAACTATCATGGACCTAGGTGATGACGATGACTCAATAGTGATAGTTGATTCTGTGAACACAACCGTGGCTAGTTCTACAACCGCAGTTGATTCTGTGAACACAACCGTGGCTAGTTCTACAACCGCAGCCAGTCCAAGAAAATTTCAAAGTACTAACCCATTACTAAACCCAAGAGAATCGTATATCAAAAGAGAACATTCCACAAGTGAGGATTTTATCAGGTTTAGTAATCACAATCTCTCAAGAAGGTTGAAGTCTGGTGTGAAATCTGAGGATTTTATCAGGTTTAGTAATCACAATCTCTCAAGAAGGTTGAAGTCTGGTGGGAAATCTGTTAGAAAAAGGTATTTTAACTACAACAACTCACAAGTAAAGTCGAATATTTATGGAGAATTGTTTGAAAATGAAGAGTTGAACCGGTTTAGTAACACAAACCAGAATTCATGGAACAATGGGTCAAATTGTACCCAAGTTTCGTCAAACATTGGTCAAACGTCGACAAACAGTTCACAAATTCTGGACACGACTTTGTCGAACAATAACAGACCTTGGTCGAACGCTTCCACAATGTTGTCAAATGTTGTTGAAGATGATCCACATGTGTTTGAACCATCATCTAGCAACGGAAGCAGCCCGTATTCCCGCGTTGGAATGAATGTCTTCATTCCAGGTTCGATGTCCCCTAAAACGGGTCCCAGGCCTGTTATCATAGACGGGTGTAACGTGGCGTTTAG CCACGGTTGCAACACACACTTTTCAGTGAAAGGCATCAAGATCTGCGTGGACTACTTCCGGCGTCTGGGCAACAAGACTTATGTGGTGCTTCCGAACCACCGCAAACGCTTTCTGGGCGACCTGGCAAACGCCTGGGAGAGAGACGGCACACTCGTCGTGACGCCCAGTCGACGCATCAATAACAATTACGTCACGTCTGCTTATGACAG GTATGTGATTCAGTGCGCTGCTGCTATGGATGGAATAATAGTTAGCAAGAACCAATTCAGGGATCTTATGGGCATCAACCCCTTATGGGACGCTACCATCGAAAAAAG GTTATTGATGCTGTCTTGGGTTGAAGATATACTGATCTTCCCAGTTGATCCGCTGGGAAGAAATGGCGTAAACTTAACTTCATTTTTAATGTTCTAA